ATGGTATTCCAGCCGTGAAATGTCTTTCCGATTTTCGCTAAAATCTTTTATTTAGCATCTTACATAGTTAAGAATCGAAGACGTAATAGCATACAAATCTAACTTATTTGCAATCAATTACTCCATGTAATTTGCTCGATTTCCATGCAGACCAGATGGTTAAAAATAGGAAGAGCAGAGATGCAAAGTAGGCTAAAACTATAGACTCAATGCTTCTGTGACAGAATTTCTTGAACTGATCACATATTTTCATCCAGCCCGTATGTTCGTTCCCGTGAAGAGCAGTATATCCGAATGATGTTGCAGCTGCACATCCTGTTGCACAAAACACTGTCGCCACCtgggaaaaaaaagaagacataATTGTTACTGTGAGATGTTTGATGCAACATCATGGTGTCGGAGATAAGAGTTTCAAATCCATGCAGCATCCAAACTTACCAAATCAgtcatgaagatgatgaaataCTTGTTTTGATCTGGATTTTTCGAACATGGTTTAACTAAAAACAGCGACACGGCCGAGAAGAAACATGCAACTCCATTCGCCACTACAAAGTACCTGTGCAATTATAGTTCAAACTAGTGGGTTCATTTGGTAAATTAAGTTTACTTGAACATCGATCGGAAAAAAAATTAAGCTTACTTGAAAGCAGGAGAGTAAGAATACTTGGCAACAAATTCAACACCAAGAAACACTGACACTTGCTTATATGTGACCATTAATACTATGGAGATCAATGAAGATATAATCCCTATAATCCTCATAGGAGTTTCAACATAAACGAACTTTCTACCGATTTTAAGAAATGGAATTTGCTCTTGCAAACTCCCCATTGAAGATCTCTAAACAGAGGAAACGAAAGAATAAGAGTAATGAAGAGGTGTTTAGGTGTATTTATAGAAGAACGACAGAAATGGTAAAAGGTAGTGTGCACTAGGCGGCCGTAGCATTTAACTTTCCTATATGGCACATACTTAGCTTGAGTGCTAGAGCTAGACATCTCACCTCACGCTTCATATATGTCCATGAAGTCATGATTCCCACGGGCATCGTTTGCCAACATCAGCCATTTCTTGTAGTTACTCACCAATTACTTGAAGAAGAAACATTATACCAATAAGGAAAAAGGATAACTTTGAATCCAAGGCTCCATTTAtga
This genomic stretch from Papaver somniferum cultivar HN1 chromosome 5, ASM357369v1, whole genome shotgun sequence harbors:
- the LOC113281119 gene encoding CASP-like protein 1F1, whose translation is MGSLQEQIPFLKIGRKFVYVETPMRIIGIISSLISIVLMVTYKQVSVFLGVEFVAKYSYSPAFKYFVVANGVACFFSAVSLFLVKPCSKNPDQNKYFIIFMTDLVATVFCATGCAAATSFGYTALHGNEHTGWMKICDQFKKFCHRSIESIVLAYFASLLFLFLTIWSAWKSSKLHGVIDCK